The sequence below is a genomic window from Streptomyces sp. NBC_00582.
GTCGGGGCACCTCCCGGCTCGAGCGAAGCCGAGAGCCGGGGGCCGCTGAAGAGGAAGTGGGCGAGCGCGGTCAGCCAGGCCGGCGGGACGCTCGCCGGGGGACGGACCGGGGGGTGGCCGCCGACGCCGAAGGCGGGCCGGCCCGTCGGTGCGGGCCGGGTCGGTGCGGACGCGGTAGGGCGGCCGGTCGTAGGGGTCGGCGGCGGGCGGTCCGGATGAGGCGCTCCTGACGACCTCATCCTGACATGTCCGCCACCAACCCCCCAGTGGTTACGGCGCGTTGATGAGGTCGTACGGCGGGACCTTCACCGTACGGTGGCCGGGCGTGCCGCCCAGGACGACCTTGCGGTACGAGATGTTGTTGTTGACGTTGGTCTCCTTCAGGCGCTTGGCCGGGTTGGCGACCACCTGGATGTAGTACGTCCCGTTGGCCAGGTCGGTGACGTCGAAGGACTGGCCCGGACGGTACTGGGTGTAGGTGTCACCGGAGCCGACGTCGAGGACCTCGCGCACCGAGATGGAGCTCTTCTCGCCGCAGGCCGTGGACAGGTCGGTGTTGTACGGGTGCCAGTTGGCGTTCTTCACCGTGTAGTCGACCGCGTCGGTGTTGGCGAGGCAGAAGGCCTCCTTGCCGCTCTTGACGATGTCGGTCTTGTCGGCGGAGAGCAGGTGGTAGCTGGCGAAGTCGGTGAAGTGCCAGTGCTCGTGGCCGATCCGCGGGTCCCACTCCATGGTGCCGGCGGGGGCGTAGCCGATCTGCTTGCCCTTGGCGTCGTAGAAGTACTGGTACGAGTCCATCAGGTCGGCGCCCGGCTTGCGGAAGCCGTCCACGACGAGCGGGGCGGGTCCGGCGTTCCAGACGTTGGCGCTGAAGGCGAGGTAGTCGCGGCCTGCGGCGTCGCCGTCCTCGCCGTCGGTGATGGCGATGTCCCAGGCGGGCAGCGACCGCAGGTCCGGCTTCGGCGCGTTGGCGGGGACGGCCGCGCGTCCGCTCGGCCGCTGGCTGTTGGCCTTCAGCGCGGGCGCGATGCGCGAGCCGTCGGTGTGCCCGGCGCCGTCACCGAGGTGGTGGGCGAGACCGCGGTCCTCCAGGGCGTGGGAGAGGGCGGACGGCACGGGCGCGTCGGCGCCGCGCGGCCCGTAGTGGTGCCCGGCACCCCCCATGTCCATCCCGGCCATCCCGCTGTGGTCCATCCCGGCCATGTCGTGCGACATGGACCCGCGGGTGAGCCCGACCCCGCCGCCTTCCCCGCCGCCCTCGCTGATCTGGCGGACGGTCACCTTGATGGTCGGCGCGTTGTTGGGAATGCCGAACAGGTCCCGGTACTTCTTCGCGATCGACACCTTGGCCGTGTACTCGCCGGGCGCCAGGTCCACCGGGTGGTCGTAGTCCTGGGTGGTGGTGTTGGCGGCCCAGCCCTTCTCCACACCCCACACCGAGCCCAGCGTGAACGGGTTGGTGGGGCAGCTCTCCGGGTAGTGCGAGGTGGCGGGCGCGTCGGGACGCAGCCGTCCGGAGGCGTTGTTCGGGCAGAAGGTGCTCTTGATCTTCTTCACCTCCGCCCCGGCGCTGTTCTTGACGGAGATCTCCAGGAAGTCCGGCAGCCCCTTGAAGTCCTTGACGAGCCCGGCGGGCAGCTTCTTCGTCGTCACCTTCGACCCGTTGCGCAGGATCTGCTGCACGACGACCGGGTCCTTGTACGACTTGCGCGTGGTCTTGAACTCCAGCGGCGCGTTGTCGACGGTCAGATAGGTGCCGAGGTCGAAGTCGAGCTGGAATCCCCCGTCCCACTCGTACCGGTCGAGCGTCACGGCGTTCGACGCGGCGATCAGCTTCAGCTTCGGCTTCCCTGCGGTGCTCTGCGGCGCCGCACCGGCGCCGGGAGCGGCCCCGGCGACGGCGACGACGGTGAGCGCGGCTCCCGCGGCGAACGCGCCGCGCTTGAGGCCCTTGCGGTGTTGCGGTCTGGTCATCGGTTCCTCGTCTGCGAGTGCCATGGTCACTGGCATCGGACAGGCCAGCCCACACCCCGGCCATCACCCACGGGCACACCCCACGCACCCGCCGACCGAGAACTGTGAGCACCCTGTGAGAGAGGTAAAGGCCGGGTGGGGGTTGCCTGTTGAAGAGAAAAGCGTGAAATTCAACCGGCCCCGACGGACTCCGCCGGAGCGGTACGGCGCGGAGCCGGCCGGTCCAGATGCACCGGTTCGGGGCGGAGCCGCTCCAGCGCGCCCCGCGGCCTTCCCGCGCGGTCCTCGACCAGGGCCATTCGGCGGTCACGGAAAAAACCCGTCGTAGCATCGCCGCATGGCTGAGTGGAGGACGCGGCAGGCGACCGAGGTGGATGTGGAGGCCGTCGCCGAGGTGCGGGCGGCGGCGCTGCGGGGGGATCTGGAGCGGCTCGGGCGGTACGACGAGCACCGGGTGCGGCAGCGGCTGCGGGACGGGTGGGTGCCCGGGAACACGCTGGTCGTCGAGGAGGGTGGGGCGGTGGTGGGCTGTGTCGCGCTGCGGCCGGCCGAGGACGGCCACTGGCTGGAGCACTTCTATCTCGCCCCGAGGGCGCAGGGGCGGGGCATCGGGACCGCCCTGTTGCGGGAGCTGCTGGAGACCGCCGACCGCGAGGGGTGGCGGGTGCGGCTGAACGTGCTGCAGGGCAGCGCGGCCCGTCGGCTGTACGAGCGGCACGGGTTCGTGTTCGAGAAGGAGGACGCCGTGGATGTCTTCCTGGTGCGGGAACCGCGTCCCCAGTACGGGTGGTTCGAGGGCGAGTCCGGCTTGCCGGTGGGGGGCGCGCGGTCATCATGAACCGGTGCTCCAGTCGGCGATCCGCACCCTTCGCTCCGTTCGGCCTGTTCGGCATGTTCGACCGGTTCGACCTGTACGTCCGGCCCTGACGCTCCTTCTGGTCGTCCTCGTCCTCCTCGCCGGGTCCGCCTGCGTCCCCGACGAGGAGTGGGCGGCGGGGGTGCCGGACGGGAAGACGGCCGGCGGGCCCCCGCCCGCGCCCTTCGGGGCCTACGTCGGCTACGGCTCGGAGGGCGTGCAGCGGATCTCCGGGCTCGACGGCTGGCTCGGACCGGCCACCCCCAGGGTCGGGCACGCCTATCTGGAGGGGGACCGTTGGGGCCACATCGAGGGGGAGCCCGGGGATCTCCACCACTGGGCGCAGTGGCGCCGGGCCCGCGCCGACCGGCTGTTCGTGCTGAACGTGCCGATGCTGGACCGCGCGGAGGCGCATCTGCCGGACCGTACGGTGCGCAGACTGCTGCGCAACGGGGCCGACGGCGACTACGACGGGCACTTCCGGACGCTGGCCCGGCGGCTGGTGTCGCTGGGCATCCCGGACACCGTGCTGGTGGTGGGCTGGGAGATGAACGGGATCACCTACACCCACCGGTGCGGCCCCGACCCCGAGGCCTGGAAGGCGTTCTGGGTGCGGATCGTGGAGACCATGCGGTCGGTGCAGGGGCAGCGGTTCCGGTTCGAGTTCACACCGAACCGGGGGCGGGACGCCGTCCCGTGGCCCTCCTGCTACCCGGGTGACCGGTACGTCGACGTGTTCGGCATGGACGCCTACGACCAGCCGCACGGCATGTCCTTCGACGAACAGGTCCATGAGCCGTACGGCCTCGCCGAGCACGTGCGGTTCGCGCGGGCGCACCGCAAGCCGTTCTCGTACCCGGAGTGGGGGCTGTTCCGCAACGGCGACAACCCGGCGTACGTACGCGGCATGCTCACCTGGTTCGCGCGGCAGCGGCCGCTGTACCAGACCATCAGCGACTACTGTCCGCACGGTGTGTGGCAGTGTCCGGAGAATCCGAGGTCGTCGCAGGTGTACCGGAGGCTGATGGCGGAGCCGTTCGACTGAAATCGGGCGTGTGCCGGGCGGTGTGCCCCGCCCCCTCCCCTTGCCGGTCCGATGATCACACAATGCGACGAGAACCCTCCCTCGCAACGGCGACCACCGTGCTGTCCGTCCTCCTGGTCCTGCTCACCGCCGTCCCCTCCGGCGCCGGAAGCGACGACCACGGAAGTGACGGCAAGGGCAGCGGCGGCGATCCGGTCGTGGTGGACCCCTCGGGGCGCGCCGGGCACTGCCCCGTCGGCCGGCGCGGCCGCGAACCCCACCACCGCACCGGCGGCCCCTGGACCGCGCCCACCCGCGACTACTGGCTCTCCGCCGGTTACGCCGCCAAGGGCGACCGCTGGGCCCACCGCCACACCGGGCAGGACTTCGCCGTGGCCACCGGGACCCCCGTGTACGCCGTGGGACCGGGCGCCGTCGAGGCCACCACCTGCGGCGACGGCTTCGGCAACCAGGTCGTCGTGCGCCACCCCGGCGGCTTCTTC
It includes:
- a CDS encoding M23 family metallopeptidase, with the translated sequence MRREPSLATATTVLSVLLVLLTAVPSGAGSDDHGSDGKGSGGDPVVVDPSGRAGHCPVGRRGREPHHRTGGPWTAPTRDYWLSAGYAAKGDRWAHRHTGQDFAVATGTPVYAVGPGAVEATTCGDGFGNQVVVRHPGGFFTQYAHLSRIDVRRGDRVFPGTRLGLAGATGNVTGPHLHFEVRTTPYMGSAVPPLPWLRTKDVDVRPGR
- a CDS encoding glycoside hydrolase family 26 protein, coding for MTLLLVVLVLLAGSACVPDEEWAAGVPDGKTAGGPPPAPFGAYVGYGSEGVQRISGLDGWLGPATPRVGHAYLEGDRWGHIEGEPGDLHHWAQWRRARADRLFVLNVPMLDRAEAHLPDRTVRRLLRNGADGDYDGHFRTLARRLVSLGIPDTVLVVGWEMNGITYTHRCGPDPEAWKAFWVRIVETMRSVQGQRFRFEFTPNRGRDAVPWPSCYPGDRYVDVFGMDAYDQPHGMSFDEQVHEPYGLAEHVRFARAHRKPFSYPEWGLFRNGDNPAYVRGMLTWFARQRPLYQTISDYCPHGVWQCPENPRSSQVYRRLMAEPFD
- a CDS encoding GNAT family N-acetyltransferase — translated: MAEWRTRQATEVDVEAVAEVRAAALRGDLERLGRYDEHRVRQRLRDGWVPGNTLVVEEGGAVVGCVALRPAEDGHWLEHFYLAPRAQGRGIGTALLRELLETADREGWRVRLNVLQGSAARRLYERHGFVFEKEDAVDVFLVREPRPQYGWFEGESGLPVGGARSS
- a CDS encoding lysyl oxidase family protein encodes the protein MTRPQHRKGLKRGAFAAGAALTVVAVAGAAPGAGAAPQSTAGKPKLKLIAASNAVTLDRYEWDGGFQLDFDLGTYLTVDNAPLEFKTTRKSYKDPVVVQQILRNGSKVTTKKLPAGLVKDFKGLPDFLEISVKNSAGAEVKKIKSTFCPNNASGRLRPDAPATSHYPESCPTNPFTLGSVWGVEKGWAANTTTQDYDHPVDLAPGEYTAKVSIAKKYRDLFGIPNNAPTIKVTVRQISEGGGEGGGVGLTRGSMSHDMAGMDHSGMAGMDMGGAGHHYGPRGADAPVPSALSHALEDRGLAHHLGDGAGHTDGSRIAPALKANSQRPSGRAAVPANAPKPDLRSLPAWDIAITDGEDGDAAGRDYLAFSANVWNAGPAPLVVDGFRKPGADLMDSYQYFYDAKGKQIGYAPAGTMEWDPRIGHEHWHFTDFASYHLLSADKTDIVKSGKEAFCLANTDAVDYTVKNANWHPYNTDLSTACGEKSSISVREVLDVGSGDTYTQYRPGQSFDVTDLANGTYYIQVVANPAKRLKETNVNNNISYRKVVLGGTPGHRTVKVPPYDLINAP